In Listeria swaminathanii, a single window of DNA contains:
- the ftsL gene encoding cell division protein FtsL, with the protein MSNVAYKSNLEPNRVHREAEQPKKQILKRGQMTLGEKLIITIALAIVLVVAFRIISVQAQIYTVNQEIQTKETKILDQQKSNEDLKVEVKDLGRYERILKIAKEKGLKLDGDNVKVVDGQ; encoded by the coding sequence GTGAGCAATGTCGCCTATAAATCGAATCTCGAGCCAAATAGAGTACATAGAGAAGCGGAACAGCCAAAAAAACAAATCCTAAAACGTGGCCAAATGACACTGGGAGAAAAACTAATCATCACGATTGCGCTTGCGATTGTTTTAGTTGTTGCTTTTCGTATAATTAGTGTACAAGCTCAAATTTACACAGTAAACCAAGAAATTCAAACAAAAGAAACCAAAATTCTCGACCAGCAAAAATCAAATGAAGACTTAAAAGTAGAAGTAAAAGATTTAGGGAGATATGAACGTATTTTAAAAATCGCTAAAGAAAAAGGGCTAAAACTTGATGGCGATAATGTGAAAGTGGTAGATGGTCAATGA
- the rsmH gene encoding 16S rRNA (cytosine(1402)-N(4))-methyltransferase RsmH: MFKHETVLLHETVDMLEVKPDGIYVDATLGGAGHSEYLLNKLNEKGHLFAFDQDQTAIDNAEIKLADYSDKVTFIKANFRDMKEALNERGIEAVDGILYDLGVSSPQLDERERGFSYHQDAALDMRMDQEQELTAKIIVNEWSYQDLIRIFFQYGEEKFSKQIAREIERRREVKPIETTGELVDIIKTAIPAPARRKGGHPGKRTFQAIRIAVNDELGAVEDSLEKALTLIKPGGRISVITFHSLEDRITKQLFQEATKGPDLPPGLPVIPDEYKPDFKLATRKPIVPSEEELEQNNRARSAKLRVIEKIIK; this comes from the coding sequence ATGTTTAAGCACGAAACCGTATTACTACATGAAACAGTCGATATGCTTGAAGTAAAACCAGACGGAATCTATGTCGATGCAACACTTGGCGGCGCAGGTCACTCAGAGTATTTACTAAATAAGCTTAATGAAAAAGGGCATTTATTTGCTTTTGACCAAGATCAAACAGCAATTGATAATGCAGAAATTAAACTAGCAGATTATAGCGATAAAGTGACTTTTATTAAAGCCAATTTTCGCGATATGAAAGAAGCATTGAACGAACGCGGAATTGAAGCGGTTGATGGGATTTTATATGATTTAGGTGTTTCTTCCCCTCAATTAGACGAACGAGAACGTGGATTTAGTTATCACCAAGATGCTGCACTTGATATGCGAATGGATCAAGAACAAGAACTGACAGCGAAAATCATTGTCAACGAATGGTCTTACCAAGATTTAATCCGTATATTTTTTCAGTATGGTGAAGAAAAATTCTCGAAACAAATTGCTCGCGAAATTGAACGTCGCCGTGAAGTAAAACCAATCGAAACAACCGGCGAACTAGTAGATATCATCAAAACAGCCATCCCGGCGCCAGCAAGAAGAAAAGGCGGACATCCAGGGAAACGAACTTTTCAAGCAATCCGAATTGCAGTTAATGATGAATTAGGTGCGGTGGAAGATTCACTTGAAAAAGCTTTAACTTTAATAAAACCAGGCGGCAGAATTAGCGTAATTACGTTCCATTCACTAGAAGACCGTATAACAAAGCAATTATTCCAAGAAGCGACAAAAGGACCCGATTTACCACCAGGCCTTCCAGTCATTCCAGATGAATATAAACCAGATTTCAAACTTGCTACAAGAAAACCAATCGTACCAAGTGAAGAGGAACTGGAGCAAAATAACCGAGCGCGTTCAGCAAAATTACGCGTTATCGAAAAAATTATCAAATAG
- the mraZ gene encoding division/cell wall cluster transcriptional repressor MraZ has protein sequence MFMGEYQHNIDIKGRLIVPAKFRELLGDNFVITRGLDKCLFAYPQEEWKKLEEKLQTLPLTKKDARSFTRFFFSGASECELDKQGRINIPSNLLQYADLEKETVIIGVSSRIEIWSKSEWDDVFNEAEESFADLAENMIGFDI, from the coding sequence ATGTTCATGGGAGAATATCAACATAACATCGATATAAAGGGCAGATTAATTGTGCCAGCTAAATTCCGTGAGCTTTTGGGGGATAATTTTGTTATAACCCGAGGACTTGATAAGTGTTTATTTGCTTATCCACAAGAGGAATGGAAAAAGCTTGAAGAAAAGCTCCAAACCTTACCACTTACTAAGAAAGATGCTCGTTCCTTTACACGTTTCTTCTTTTCCGGTGCGTCTGAATGTGAACTAGACAAACAAGGTCGGATTAATATTCCATCCAACTTACTACAGTATGCGGATTTGGAAAAAGAAACAGTTATTATTGGGGTTTCAAGTCGTATTGAAATTTGGAGTAAATCAGAGTGGGACGATGTCTTTAACGAGGCAGAAGAATCTTTTGCTGATTTAGCCGAAAATATGATTGGCTTCGATATTTAA
- a CDS encoding MDR family MFS transporter, whose protein sequence is MFRELHPNIRARILIQFLSKVIGSMIFPFMAIYFSMEINSSVAGILLMINVLAQFLAGMYGGHLADIIGRKKLMVAGELLKVFAFLGMVLCNSPFFHSPWATFVMLLIIGVAQGLINPAGEAMLIDVSTPENRSFMYSVSYWANNLSIMIGIIVGGWFFVDYLFPLLVALFIMSFVTAWLTITFISETLQQKVIPEKGTYGVMAMLKNYGQVLHDYRFLLYTIGGIAIMSIEFQRSNYISVRLAEDVQALLVHLGPLGNVSLNGVQIVSVLTAVNTLFIVLFTVPIARFVTKRAQQPIMYVGFTLFAAGFAVCAFANSLTVLLLATVILSVGELLYVPTRQTILAAIVDDDRRGAYMALNGIIFQIGKMVGSVSLVFAPFIGKYGMGAFTVLLGILSIVFSAAALKSGWEKVLAK, encoded by the coding sequence ATGTTTAGAGAGTTACATCCGAATATTCGTGCGCGGATATTAATTCAGTTTTTGAGTAAAGTGATTGGTTCGATGATTTTTCCTTTTATGGCAATTTATTTTTCAATGGAAATTAATAGTAGTGTGGCGGGAATTCTTTTGATGATTAATGTTTTGGCGCAATTTCTTGCAGGTATGTACGGTGGGCATTTGGCGGATATTATCGGTCGTAAGAAATTAATGGTTGCTGGAGAATTGCTGAAAGTGTTTGCGTTTCTTGGGATGGTGTTGTGTAATTCACCGTTCTTTCATTCCCCGTGGGCAACTTTTGTAATGCTACTTATTATTGGCGTGGCGCAAGGCTTAATTAATCCGGCGGGAGAGGCGATGTTGATTGATGTAAGCACACCAGAGAATCGTTCGTTTATGTATTCGGTTAGTTACTGGGCGAATAATTTATCGATAATGATTGGGATTATTGTTGGTGGTTGGTTTTTTGTTGATTACCTGTTCCCGTTGCTCGTCGCACTCTTTATCATGTCTTTTGTCACGGCGTGGTTGACAATCACCTTCATTTCAGAGACGTTGCAACAAAAAGTGATCCCTGAAAAAGGGACATATGGCGTCATGGCGATGCTGAAAAACTATGGGCAAGTGTTGCATGATTATCGTTTTCTTCTATATACAATCGGTGGAATTGCAATTATGTCGATTGAGTTTCAGCGGAGCAATTACATTTCGGTTCGTTTAGCGGAGGATGTTCAGGCCTTACTTGTGCATTTAGGTCCACTTGGAAATGTTTCTTTAAATGGTGTGCAAATTGTGAGTGTGCTAACAGCTGTGAATACCCTTTTTATCGTGCTTTTCACTGTGCCGATTGCAAGGTTCGTAACTAAACGGGCGCAGCAACCGATTATGTATGTAGGGTTCACTTTATTTGCGGCTGGTTTTGCTGTTTGTGCCTTCGCGAATAGTTTGACGGTGTTGCTCCTTGCGACAGTGATACTTTCGGTTGGCGAATTGCTTTACGTGCCAACGCGCCAAACAATCTTAGCTGCGATTGTGGATGATGATAGACGCGGAGCCTATATGGCGCTTAATGGCATCATTTTCCAAATTGGGAAGATGGTTGGTTCAGTAAGTTTAGTATTCGCGCCATTTATTGGCAAATATGGTATGGGTGCTTTTACCGTTTTACTTGGAATTTTAAGTATCGTTTTCTCAGCGGCGGCATTAAAATCAGGCTGGGAAAAAGTATTGGCAAAATGA
- a CDS encoding SgrR family transcriptional regulator encodes MDKDYFTMRAYLYSIAADLDVPFKLSDLADIWFCTTKNAKRKLQQYQTKEMLTYLPGLGRGNVSRIIFPKPLEDEVLEVLEQSLAEDAFSDILFLLQLAIPKSWFTGISTEIQQMFGLQVTENQQEILRSIVRRKLTTLDPLKTSVSMEAFLITQISDSLVKYDETKKQIMPHIAHHWTVSDDFTEWTFYLRKGILFHHGRMLDSEDVKFSLLRSMQTKSVSAWQLQDIKTIQCLNKFTLSIRLKKADPFFIRYLSTANMAILPRDVIFDEYKWISTGPFRVVERNDERFVLEAFDGYFLERPILDRVEFWTAQTGTTLKTIPMQFTSVDYEENTAYVERRKPGVGVNFLCFNTHRNGVPQHPAFREAIYHLIDCQKASEQGFENYGTVASNYYPEKSIPPKKHPEKIATLLKEANYQGEKVSFGTTHHPSAINEAKWIRDQALQFGIHLEQRIITHHEASYSKVPEEETDFMMMGEIPASDDEIAYLDFLNNPYLLPQQLFNQSIITELTKKLDAFKAEKDASKRDALQTEIDRWLTDNHYLIYLHHPEKSQSLHSMMKGIAENPYGYFDLSKVWIETNPLKNVKPDYK; translated from the coding sequence ATGGATAAAGATTATTTCACGATGCGGGCCTATCTATATAGCATCGCCGCTGATTTAGACGTCCCTTTCAAATTAAGTGATCTCGCAGACATTTGGTTTTGTACGACGAAAAATGCCAAACGCAAATTGCAACAATATCAAACAAAAGAAATGCTCACCTATCTTCCCGGGCTTGGTCGTGGAAATGTTTCGCGAATTATTTTTCCTAAGCCACTAGAAGACGAAGTGCTGGAAGTTTTGGAACAAAGTCTAGCAGAAGATGCATTTAGCGATATTTTATTTTTACTACAACTAGCCATTCCGAAAAGTTGGTTTACAGGTATCTCCACCGAAATTCAACAAATGTTCGGCTTACAAGTAACAGAAAATCAACAAGAAATTCTCCGCTCAATCGTTCGCCGCAAACTCACCACCTTAGATCCGCTTAAAACCTCTGTGTCTATGGAAGCTTTTCTCATTACTCAAATTAGTGATTCACTCGTCAAATATGATGAAACCAAAAAACAGATTATGCCTCATATTGCCCACCATTGGACCGTTTCAGATGACTTTACAGAATGGACATTTTATTTACGAAAAGGTATTTTATTTCACCATGGACGGATGCTTGATAGCGAAGATGTGAAGTTCAGTTTGCTTCGTTCTATGCAAACAAAATCCGTTTCCGCTTGGCAATTACAAGATATTAAAACCATCCAATGCCTAAATAAATTCACCCTGTCTATTCGGTTAAAAAAAGCCGACCCGTTTTTCATTCGCTATTTATCAACTGCAAATATGGCTATCTTACCGCGCGACGTTATTTTTGATGAATATAAATGGATTTCCACTGGGCCGTTTCGCGTAGTGGAGCGTAATGATGAACGTTTTGTTTTAGAAGCATTTGATGGTTATTTTTTAGAGCGACCTATTCTTGACCGCGTAGAATTTTGGACAGCTCAAACTGGAACAACTTTAAAAACCATCCCGATGCAGTTTACTTCTGTTGATTACGAGGAAAACACGGCCTATGTCGAACGTCGCAAACCTGGTGTAGGCGTTAATTTCCTTTGTTTTAATACTCATCGAAACGGCGTCCCGCAACATCCGGCATTTCGCGAAGCAATCTATCACCTCATAGATTGTCAAAAAGCCAGCGAGCAAGGTTTCGAAAATTATGGCACAGTGGCTTCCAACTACTATCCCGAAAAATCCATTCCTCCTAAAAAGCACCCTGAAAAAATCGCTACTTTATTAAAAGAAGCAAATTACCAAGGGGAAAAAGTGAGTTTTGGAACAACCCATCATCCCTCTGCCATAAACGAAGCCAAGTGGATTCGTGACCAAGCGCTGCAATTCGGAATTCACCTAGAACAACGAATCATCACCCATCACGAAGCTTCTTATTCTAAAGTTCCCGAAGAAGAAACTGATTTTATGATGATGGGCGAAATTCCAGCTTCCGATGATGAAATTGCTTATTTAGATTTCCTAAACAATCCGTATCTTTTACCACAACAACTTTTCAACCAAAGCATTATTACTGAACTCACGAAAAAACTAGATGCATTTAAAGCAGAAAAAGACGCCTCCAAAAGAGACGCCTTACAAACTGAAATTGATCGCTGGCTGACAGACAATCATTATTTAATTTATTTGCACCACCCAGAGAAAAGCCAATCGCTTCACTCAATGATGAAAGGAATTGCTGAAAATCCATACGGCTATTTTGATTTAAGTAAGGTTTGGATTGAAACGAACCCACTTAAAAACGTAAAACCAGACTATAAATAA
- a CDS encoding DUF3397 domain-containing protein, which yields MFDWLTNSTAIIIILPVVVFIFTMFFSSIKIKKSQRRIMLAADLSTIFLIIAVHFFMIVLFNRSFLLYILLFLFILGIAIVVMAAKKEGEIQFRKILRGYWRLCFFIFALLYVALYLYGIIYSLVLRF from the coding sequence ATGTTTGATTGGTTAACTAATTCAACAGCAATTATTATTATTTTACCAGTGGTGGTATTTATTTTTACGATGTTTTTTTCCAGTATTAAAATAAAGAAAAGCCAGCGGAGAATTATGTTAGCCGCTGACTTATCTACTATTTTCTTGATTATCGCCGTTCATTTTTTCATGATTGTGCTATTTAATCGCTCGTTCTTACTATATATTTTACTATTTTTATTTATTTTAGGTATTGCGATTGTTGTGATGGCTGCGAAAAAGGAAGGCGAAATCCAATTCCGCAAAATTCTTCGTGGCTACTGGAGACTATGTTTCTTCATTTTCGCGTTGCTATACGTAGCACTTTATCTTTATGGCATTATTTATAGTCTGGTTTTACGTTTTTAA
- a CDS encoding 2-dehydropantoate 2-reductase has product MANQLKVGIIGAGAMGLLYAANFAATSELTLFTRRKEQSTLLNQEGLSLKDNSELKNIHIKAAEITDTVQLSEQQLLIVAVKQYSLKTVLPVLQQLPETVPLLFIQNGAAHLDSLSLLGDKRTILLGISEHGAGREDDTTVVWRGHGRTKYSVYQGELNTDLAKLLQANPDFPIEKHDSYLEIIQEKLFVNAVINPLTAVLQVPNGKLLENEEWHTLLKTIVKEIQTVLPVENALEKVEAICQVTATNFSSMALDRMNNRMTEIDGIVLPLLEKGESLPTLRSLYHLIKGLEGEHNV; this is encoded by the coding sequence ATGGCGAACCAACTAAAGGTCGGAATTATTGGAGCGGGAGCGATGGGGCTTTTATACGCAGCTAATTTTGCCGCGACATCAGAGCTCACCCTTTTTACACGAAGAAAAGAACAAAGTACGCTATTAAATCAAGAAGGGCTTTCTTTAAAAGATAATTCCGAACTAAAAAATATACATATAAAGGCAGCGGAAATAACAGATACTGTCCAATTGTCGGAACAGCAGTTATTAATTGTGGCCGTTAAACAATATTCCTTAAAAACAGTTTTACCCGTTTTACAGCAATTACCTGAAACAGTGCCACTATTGTTCATTCAAAACGGAGCAGCTCATTTAGATAGTTTATCGCTACTTGGTGATAAGCGAACTATTTTGCTAGGGATTAGTGAGCATGGTGCTGGCCGAGAAGACGATACGACAGTCGTTTGGCGTGGGCATGGTCGGACAAAGTATAGTGTTTATCAAGGGGAACTTAATACCGATTTAGCAAAATTACTGCAAGCTAATCCGGATTTCCCGATTGAAAAGCACGATAGTTACCTAGAAATTATCCAAGAGAAATTATTTGTTAACGCAGTGATTAATCCACTGACAGCCGTCCTTCAAGTGCCGAACGGGAAACTGTTAGAAAATGAGGAATGGCATACGCTGTTAAAAACTATTGTGAAAGAAATTCAAACGGTTTTACCCGTAGAAAATGCTTTAGAGAAAGTGGAGGCAATTTGCCAAGTGACTGCAACTAATTTTTCTTCGATGGCGCTTGATCGAATGAATAATCGAATGACAGAAATTGATGGAATCGTGCTGCCGCTACTAGAAAAAGGGGAGTCACTTCCTACGCTTCGCTCGCTATATCATCTAATTAAAGGGTTGGAAGGAGAACATAATGTTTGA
- the rpmF gene encoding 50S ribosomal protein L32, with protein sequence MAVPFRRTSKAKKRKRRTHVKLQLPGMNECSNCGEYRLSHHVCPECGQYDGKDVANS encoded by the coding sequence ATGGCAGTACCTTTTAGAAGAACTTCAAAAGCCAAAAAGCGTAAGCGTCGTACTCACGTGAAACTTCAACTTCCGGGCATGAACGAATGCTCGAATTGCGGCGAATACAGACTTTCCCATCACGTATGTCCAGAATGTGGACAATATGATGGCAAAGATGTAGCAAACAGCTAA
- a CDS encoding YceD family protein, which translates to MKWSISQLKKYRDSNFTINEKADLKKFFQENNIDVRDASPVQVTGELIVHPEEVTANLTMKGEWTLPCARTLEDVVYPYEVHATETFVKSKEQVLDESWHVMEQDMVDLTPVVEELLLVEIPMQVFSEDALDMSKLPRGNEWEMKTEEGNLLEQIAKEPKVDPRLAGLANFFDEKKED; encoded by the coding sequence ATGAAATGGTCTATCAGTCAATTGAAAAAATATCGTGACAGCAACTTCACGATTAATGAAAAAGCTGACCTAAAAAAGTTCTTTCAAGAGAACAATATAGACGTTCGTGATGCAAGCCCCGTACAAGTAACTGGGGAACTTATTGTACACCCAGAAGAAGTTACCGCTAACCTTACAATGAAGGGCGAGTGGACACTTCCATGTGCTCGTACACTTGAGGATGTTGTTTATCCTTATGAAGTGCATGCGACGGAAACCTTTGTGAAATCCAAAGAACAAGTTCTAGATGAATCTTGGCATGTGATGGAACAGGATATGGTCGATTTAACCCCTGTAGTAGAAGAACTTTTACTCGTTGAAATTCCAATGCAAGTTTTCAGTGAAGATGCACTCGATATGAGTAAACTTCCACGAGGCAATGAATGGGAAATGAAAACAGAAGAAGGCAATCTACTAGAACAAATAGCAAAAGAACCAAAAGTGGATCCTCGTCTTGCGGGATTAGCCAATTTTTTCGATGAGAAAAAAGAAGACTAA
- a CDS encoding nucleotidyltransferase encodes MKATGIVVEYNPFHNGHKLHLNKARESTNADVVIAVMSGSFVQRGEPAILPKWERTKMALAAGVDMVVELPVSFATQHATIFAEESVRILDALHVDSLFFGSEHGVAEDFSVAAKTVVENEAAFNQVIQLALVDKKISYARAYTEAFTTLFGADLLDVTKPNNILGFHYALAVQKQNPTISLQTIPRAHAEYHAEEATHDQIASATAIRKLILAGKSEEASRYLPASSIEVLKNYTGPFLSWEDYWPLLKYRLIQASSEELEGIRGVSEGIQNRMQHAATKAQSFSNFIERLKTKRYSNARLQRTALQILLNAKEQPTSPYIRILGMNKTGQKYLSLHKKNISLPIVTTVSKAAPGLLEEDLRATSIYTLANGLENYQAGDFHIPPILTL; translated from the coding sequence ATGAAAGCAACTGGAATTGTGGTCGAATATAATCCGTTTCATAATGGGCATAAACTACATCTAAATAAGGCACGTGAGTCCACTAATGCAGATGTGGTGATTGCGGTAATGAGCGGCTCTTTTGTGCAGCGCGGCGAACCGGCAATCTTGCCTAAATGGGAACGAACGAAGATGGCGCTCGCTGCTGGCGTTGATATGGTTGTCGAGCTTCCGGTTTCATTTGCGACACAACATGCGACTATTTTTGCCGAAGAGTCCGTTCGGATTTTAGATGCACTTCATGTTGATTCACTGTTTTTTGGAAGTGAGCATGGGGTTGCGGAAGATTTTTCGGTCGCTGCTAAAACAGTTGTCGAAAATGAAGCAGCATTTAATCAGGTAATTCAGCTGGCGTTAGTTGATAAGAAAATTTCTTATGCGAGAGCTTATACAGAAGCTTTCACCACTTTATTCGGCGCTGACTTGCTGGACGTCACTAAACCAAACAACATTCTCGGTTTCCATTACGCACTGGCTGTTCAAAAACAAAATCCTACTATCTCCTTGCAAACAATCCCGCGCGCCCATGCCGAATATCACGCTGAGGAAGCAACTCATGATCAAATTGCTAGCGCGACTGCGATTCGAAAATTAATACTTGCGGGAAAATCAGAAGAAGCAAGTCGCTATCTTCCTGCGTCTTCCATCGAAGTTTTAAAAAATTATACAGGACCATTTTTATCATGGGAAGATTATTGGCCGTTACTTAAGTATCGCTTAATTCAAGCTAGTTCGGAGGAGCTTGAAGGAATTCGTGGTGTTAGTGAAGGCATTCAAAACCGAATGCAACACGCGGCAACCAAAGCGCAGAGTTTTTCCAATTTTATTGAACGATTAAAAACAAAACGATATAGCAATGCCAGATTGCAGCGAACCGCTTTGCAAATTTTATTAAATGCGAAAGAACAGCCTACCTCGCCTTACATTCGAATACTTGGCATGAATAAAACTGGTCAAAAATACTTATCACTTCACAAAAAAAATATTTCTCTTCCTATAGTTACAACTGTTTCCAAAGCAGCACCTGGACTTTTAGAAGAAGATTTACGAGCAACTTCTATTTATACGTTGGCAAATGGACTTGAAAATTATCAAGCTGGCGACTTTCATATTCCACCAATTTTGACCTTGTAA
- a CDS encoding ATP-binding cassette domain-containing protein, translating into MVQEYIRLRGARENNLQNISLDIPKRKITIFTGVSGSGKSSIVFETIATESQRQLNETYSAYLRNFLPKYSQPDADSIENLSTSVIIDQKRLGGNSRSTLGTITDINSILRLLFSRVGKPSIGTANLFSFNDPAGMCPDCHGVGQKVSVDLVKLLDPNKSLKEGAILFPTFSVDSWYWNSYAYSGFFDVNKKIKDYTPEEYDMLLHGKDIKVFLETPMGSMNATYEGLIPKFNRLYIQKEGEMSASTKKRVDKFTHIAPCTTCEGTRLSAQALSCKINGANIADFTVMQLDELTETVANITDSTAIPMVKSITERLQHLIDIGLGYMTLDRQTASLSGGESQRVKMIRHLNSSLTDLLYIFDEPSIGLHPRDVHRLNELLVKLRDKGNTILVVEHDPDVIKIADHIVDVGPHAGKHGGEIQFVGSYADLLKSDTLTGRFLNRHLPINDKPRVPKGFLSTEKSSRFNLKNIQANIPKEVLTVITGVAGSGKSTLIHSVFLKEYPDAIVIDQSAAHANIRSNPATYTGIMDPIRKAFGKENAVSPSLFSYNSKGACENCKGLGFTTMDLAFMDSIRTPCEVCHGKRFQDSVLQYKLDGKSISDVLELTVSEALDFFTDKKILKKIAAMEEVGIGYVTLGQALSTLSGGECQRLKLANELHKKGSIYIMDEPTTGLHMSDIEHILAIIHSLVNKGNTVIVIEHNVDIIRNADWIIDLGPEGGSTGGQIIFEGVPLDLLENKQSLTAKYL; encoded by the coding sequence ATGGTACAAGAATATATTCGCTTAAGAGGAGCACGTGAAAACAATCTCCAAAATATTTCCCTAGATATTCCAAAACGAAAAATCACTATTTTTACTGGTGTATCTGGTTCTGGGAAATCTTCTATTGTATTTGAAACAATTGCCACGGAATCGCAAAGACAGTTAAACGAAACATACAGCGCTTATCTTCGTAATTTTCTTCCGAAGTATTCGCAACCGGATGCAGATTCAATTGAAAACCTCTCCACCTCTGTTATTATTGATCAAAAACGACTTGGTGGTAATTCTCGCTCCACCCTTGGTACCATTACAGATATTAATTCGATTTTGCGATTACTTTTCTCGCGAGTCGGCAAACCTAGCATCGGCACAGCAAATCTATTTTCTTTTAATGATCCTGCTGGTATGTGTCCCGACTGTCACGGTGTTGGTCAAAAAGTTTCGGTTGATTTAGTCAAATTACTTGATCCAAATAAATCCCTCAAAGAAGGCGCCATCTTATTTCCGACGTTTTCAGTCGACTCATGGTACTGGAATTCCTATGCTTATTCCGGCTTTTTTGATGTGAATAAAAAAATAAAAGATTATACCCCAGAAGAATACGACATGCTTTTACATGGTAAAGATATTAAAGTCTTTCTGGAAACTCCGATGGGCAGCATGAACGCCACGTACGAAGGCTTAATTCCAAAATTCAATCGTTTGTACATTCAAAAAGAAGGCGAAATGTCTGCTTCTACGAAAAAACGTGTCGATAAATTTACACATATCGCGCCTTGTACAACTTGCGAAGGCACACGACTTTCTGCGCAAGCTTTATCTTGCAAAATAAATGGTGCGAATATTGCCGACTTCACAGTGATGCAATTAGACGAACTAACAGAAACAGTTGCGAACATTACTGATTCGACCGCTATCCCGATGGTCAAAAGTATCACAGAGCGATTGCAGCATTTAATTGATATCGGACTTGGTTATATGACACTTGATCGCCAAACAGCTTCTCTTTCTGGCGGTGAATCACAACGCGTTAAAATGATTCGTCATTTAAATAGTAGCCTAACTGATTTACTTTATATTTTCGATGAACCGAGTATTGGGCTTCATCCTCGTGATGTGCATCGGTTAAATGAATTACTCGTGAAATTACGTGATAAAGGCAATACAATTCTCGTCGTTGAACATGATCCTGATGTAATTAAAATTGCCGACCATATTGTCGATGTTGGTCCGCACGCTGGGAAACATGGTGGTGAAATTCAGTTTGTTGGGAGTTACGCAGATTTATTGAAGTCTGATACCCTGACTGGCCGTTTCCTCAATCGTCATTTACCCATTAACGATAAGCCTCGCGTTCCAAAAGGCTTTTTATCCACCGAAAAAAGTAGTCGTTTTAACTTGAAAAATATTCAAGCAAACATTCCGAAAGAAGTACTTACAGTAATTACTGGCGTGGCTGGTTCGGGTAAAAGTACCTTGATTCATTCCGTGTTTCTAAAAGAATATCCAGATGCGATTGTTATCGATCAATCAGCAGCTCACGCGAATATTCGCTCCAATCCAGCAACCTATACTGGCATTATGGATCCGATTCGAAAAGCATTTGGGAAGGAAAATGCTGTTAGCCCGTCCCTGTTTAGTTATAACTCCAAAGGGGCTTGCGAAAACTGTAAAGGACTTGGTTTTACAACGATGGATTTAGCTTTCATGGATTCGATTCGTACACCTTGCGAAGTCTGTCATGGCAAACGATTCCAAGATTCTGTTTTGCAATATAAACTAGACGGGAAATCGATTAGTGATGTGTTAGAATTAACGGTTTCCGAAGCCCTTGATTTCTTTACAGATAAAAAAATCTTGAAGAAAATTGCGGCAATGGAAGAAGTTGGCATTGGTTATGTCACGCTTGGCCAAGCACTTAGCACGCTATCGGGTGGTGAATGTCAACGTCTTAAACTCGCCAATGAGTTGCATAAAAAAGGTTCGATTTATATTATGGATGAACCAACGACCGGACTACACATGTCAGATATCGAACATATTCTGGCAATTATTCACTCGCTCGTAAATAAAGGAAATACGGTCATTGTGATTGAACATAATGTCGATATTATTCGAAACGCTGACTGGATTATCGATCTTGGTCCAGAAGGCGGTAGCACAGGTGGACAAATTATTTTTGAAGGTGTACCTCTCGATTTACTGGAAAACAAACAATCATTAACTGCAAAATATCTTTAA